ATCGAATGGAGTTTTTCGGGACGAAAGGGTCTCTGCGTGTCGAGCATCGCGGCGAGATATTTGTTGCTGCAGAAAACGACACAGATTGGCAGCCGATAGAGGTCGATCTTGGCGAGAGTTTCCCGGGAGTTCCCGATACGGGCTTTGCGCGTGCATTCGCTACGTTCGCTCCCGTTATTTTGGATGCCGTCCGCAGAGGTGATGAGAAAATACCGAACGCCGCGACATTTGCCGACGGCGTTCGTGTTCAGAAGGTGATCGATGCGGCCCGTTTGTCCGACCGCGAGGGTCGGACGGTCAATATTGACTGAGCTCTCAATGCGAGCAGCAGATTACATTTCTTTCTGCTTATCGGTAAGCTCGACGCCCATTTTCACCAGAGTGTCCTTGTTCAATGTGCCGGTGACCTTCAGGCCGTTGGCTTCCTGATATTTTTTCAGACCATCACGGGTAGGTTTATCGAGTTTTCCGGTTTCGGGGCCGTCGTACATCGCACCACTTTTGAGTATGCGTTGAGCCGCTGAGATCTGCTCTTTGTTCGCCTTGAAAACCGCTCCGCGTTTCGGCTTGTCGGTGTTGTCGCCGATCCGCTCGGTCTTCGCCTTTTCCTTTTTAGGTCTTGCTTCGACGGGCGTCATCGAACTTTCGGTGACAGGAATGGTTTTCTGTTTGTCTGTCAGAGCGACGCCCATTCGCTCGAGAGTTATGCGGTTGAGCGTGCCGGTTTCGCGGATGCTTTCCTGGTTCTGTACGACCTTTATCGCGGTACGCGTTTCGGGGTTGTACTTGCCCGTCGCTTCGCCGTAATAAAGACCTTTGCCCTTTAAAATTTCCTGAACCTGCTTTATCTGAGCCTTTGTCGGGCTGAAAACAGGACCTCTTTTCGGTTTTTCGGCAGATGTTTTCGACGAGGTATCGGATCCACCTGGATCCTGTGCAAAAACCGGGCCGGCGAAGGCCAACATTGCGAATACGAACAACGGAAGAACCTTTTTCATAAGCACACTCCTTTGGGGTTATCTGATATTTCGTTGGGGAAGCCCGCCGGTGTAAAAATTGCTAACGAGATTCCCGCTGTTTTCTGTTTTCGAAAAGTATCTAGCTTGTTCAGGCTTCTGTCAAGAATACACTTAGAGAAAACTTGACGGCTTGCTGAATGAACGTTCATTCAGTTAGAATTGTGAGTTAGTCGATACCAATATTATGATCATCAAGAAAGCGGCAGTTTTGGGTGCGGGCACGATGGGAGCGGGAATTGCCGCTCATTTGGCGAATGCGGGAATTCCGACCTTACTTCTCGACATAGCACCGCAGGATGGCGATGCAACCGACAAGAACCGAATAGTAAAGTCCTTGTTTGAAGCGGCGAAAAAGCTGAAGCCTGCGCCCTTCATGCTTGCGGAAAACGCTAAGCTGATCTCGCTCGGCAACTTCATGGACGACCTTGAAAAGCTGAAAGACTGCGACTTCGTCATCGAGGCAGTCGTCGAAAACCTCGAGATCAAGCACAAGCTATTTGCCGAGGTTGAAAAGTACCGCAAACCGGGAGCGGTCATCGCGACAAATACGAGCGGCATACCTATTGACTCGATCGCCGAGCCTTTCTCCGATGACTTTAAACAGCATTTCGTCGGCATACACTTTTTCAATCCGCCTCGGTATATGAAGCTCGTCGAGGTCATTCCGGGCTCGAAAACCAACGGCGAGATCGCTTGCAAAGTTTCAGGTTTCCTCGATCAGCGGCTCGGCAAAGGCGTCGTTCCGGCGAAAGACCGGCCGAATTTTATCGCGAACCGCATTGGCGTTTTCGGCATGATGGCGACCATTCACGAGATGATCGCGATGGGCTTTACGCCGACGGAGGTCGATCAGATGACGGGCAAGGCCATCGGCCATGCGAAATCTGCGACGTTTCGCACTTCGGACCTCGTTGGGCTTGACGTAACGGCTCACGTAACGAACAACCTCTATCCCGCGGTTCCTGATGACGAGGACCGCGAAGTTTTCAAACTGCCCGAACTCATACAGACGCTGCTCGACAAAAAGCTGCTCGGCGACAAAACGCAGGGCGGATTTTTCAAGAAAGGCAAGGATGCCGACGGCAATCGCATCATTCTGGAACTTGACCTCAATACGTTTGAATACAAGCCGCAGGAAAAGACAAAATTCCCGTCGATCGATGGAGCAAAGCAGATCGATGACACTGCGAAACGCGTCAAACAGCTCGTTTGGGGCGAGGACCGTGTGGGCGAATTCTTATGGAAAACGCATTCGCGGGTGTCACGTTATGCTGCGAATCGCATTCCTGAGATCGCCGATACCATCGTCGAGATCGACAACGCGATCAAGTGGGGTTTTGGTTGGGAGATCGGCGTTTTCGAGGCTTGGGATGCCATAGGCGTCGCGGAATCGGTCGAGCGTATGCGGAAAGAAGGTCAGGCGATCCCCGAGAATGTCGAGAAAATGCTCGCTTCGGGTGCGGCCACTTTCTACAAACATGAGAACGGCGAGCATTTCTTTTACGACCTTGTAAATGGCGGTTACAAACCTGTTCCGGCACGCCCGGGCGTTCTAATTCTGAAAGACGTCAAGGACCGCACCGGCGTCGTCAAGACGAATCCCGGAGCATCGCTGATAGACCTAGGCGACGGCGTCGCGTGTTTGGAATTTCACTCAAAGATGAACTCCATCGGCGGCGACACCGTCGCGATGATGAACTTTGCGATCGATGAGGTCGAGAAAAATTTCGAAGGGCTCGTCGTCGGCAATCAGGGCGGCAATTTCTCTGCCGGTGCCAACATCATGATGCTCCTGCTCGCTGCTCAGGAAGAAGAGTGGGACGACATCAATATGATGGTGCGTGCGTTGCAGAACGCCGTGATGCGGCTGCGGTATTCGGCAAAGCCTGTCGTCACGGCACCTTACGGTTTGACGCTCGGCGGCGGTTGCGAGATCTCGATGCACGGCAATAAGGTGCGTGCAGCGGGCGAAACTTATATCGGTTTGGTTGAGGTCGGCGTGGGCGTCATTCCCGCAGGCTGCGGGACTAAGGAAATGACAATGCGTGCGATGGACGCCTGGGCGAAAGCTCCCGATTCCGATCCGCTGACGTTTCTGAAAAAGACGTTCGAGACCATCGGTATGGGCAAGGTCGCTACATCCGCGCAGGAGGCGAAAGCTTTCGGATATCTTCGCGACAGCGATGCGATCTCGATGAACGGCGACCGACTCATACAGGACGCTAAACAAGAGGTTCTGAACCTTTCGGCGGCTGGCTACGTACAGCCGGTAGAGCGTGAAGATATTCCGGTCTTTGGCGAGGCGGTCGAATCCGCGATGAAACTCGCTCTGCACATGATGAAACGCGGCGGCTTTATCTCAGACCACGACGAACTGATCGGCCGCAAGCTGGCACATATCATGGCCGGCGGCACGATCAATCACAAAACGGAAGTTTCGGAACGTTATCTGCTCGATCTCGAACGCGAGGCGTTCGTTTCGCTTTGCGGTGAGCGTAAAACGCAGGAACGCATAGCAGCGATGCTGAAAACGGGTAAGCCGTTGAGAAACTGATAACCCGTAATGGATTACGGATAATGCAGAGTGAAATTTCGAACATTATTAAGGATCTGAGGCAGGTCGCGGCGGAGGCCGCGGCCGAGTTCGGGTCAATGACCGCGGAGGAGCTCAATTGGAAGCCGGACGCCAAAGGCTGGAGTATTGCACAGTGTTTCGATCATCTAATCACGACGCATGGTCTATATTTTGATGATCTGGATCGCCTTGCCCGCGGAGATACGAAAATGTCCTTTTGGGAGCGGAATTCTCCGTTCAGCGGGTTTTTTGGCAAATTCCTGATAAGGTCGCTCGATCCGAAAAATACGAAAAAGATGAAAACGACTGCAAAGGCAGTGCCTTCGCAGAGTGCCATCGCCGCGGACATTATCGAACGATTTGTGTTGCATCAGGACGAACTCGGAGAACACATCGAGCGGGCTGTGGAAAAGACGGACCCGAAAAAGCAGATCGTTACGTCGCCCTTGATGGGATTTGTGACCTACAGCCTTGCAGATGCGTTGACCTTCATTCCGATGCATTGCCGCCGCCATTATGATCAAGCGAAAAGGGTGGCTGCGGCTGAAAATTTTCCGAGATGAAACGCTGCGGCTGGGCGAAAAATGAATTGGTGATACGCTATCACGACGAGGAATGGGGCGTGCCGCAGCATGATGACAGAGTGCTCTTTGAGTTTTTAATACTAGAGGGTGCGCAGGCAGGACTGAGTTGGGACACTGTTCTGGCGAAACGCGAGAACTATCGCGAGGCGTTCGATGATTTCAACCCCGCAAAGGTCGCGAAATACACCGACGCGAAATGCGCGAAACTGATGCAAAACGAAGGCATAATCCGCAATCGTTTGAAGATAGTATCAGCCGTGCGGAATGCGAAAGCGTTCCTCGCGGTCCAGAAAGAGTTTGGTTCGTTTGATAGCTATATTTGGTCATTCGTCGTCGGCAAGTCTATCGACGGAAAACGGAAGACGTACGCGGACGTTCCGGCGAAAACAGAGATCTCTGACGCGATGTCGAAGGACCTGAAAAAGCGCGGGTTCAACTTTGTCGGTTCGACGATAATGTACGCATTCATGCAGGCGTGCGGTCTGGTGAACGACCATGTGCAGACGTGTTTTAGGTATAAGGACTGTCAGAACCGCCTGCGTTAGTGGGCGGCAATGAGCCCGGACAGAAAAATGGATTATCCTATCACGCCGGCGGTTAGATATTTGAGAGAGAAAAAGGCCGAGTTCGTGCCGCGGCTTTATGATTATGTCGAAAAAGGCGGGGCGAAGGAATCGGCGAGGCAGTTGGGCGTGGATGTTCACGCGGTCGTAAAGACGTTGGTGTTTGAAACGAATGAGAAAAAGCCGCTGATCGTGCTGATGCACGGCGATCGCGAGGTTTCGACGAAGATTCTTGCACGCCATATCAGCGTGAAAGCCGTCGAACCGGCAACGCCGGAAAAGGCAACGAAATTGACAGGATACCTGGTCGGCGGAACGTCGCCTTTCGGTATAAGAACGAAGATGCCGGTATATGCGGAGCGGACGATCTTTGAGATCGAACGTATCTATATCAATGGCGGCAAGCGAGGTTTTTTGGTTGAGATCGATCCGGATACATTGCGGATGCTTGATGTCGCTGAGGTTGAGGTTGGGATCTAATGAATTGGCTTGAATTGGTTGAGGCGGGGAATTATGCCGAGGCAGAAGCGGCGATGTTGGCTGAGACCGACCGCGGCGAAGGCTTTTTCCCGCTGAACGAGGTTCGGGCGAGTTTTTACGAGAATTGGGGCGACCGGTTGGAGGGCGATGTGCAGATCGCCAAATATGAAGAGGCTTTGACGAACTGGCAGCAGTTTGCATCGTACGCAACAAGCGGCGGCGAAGGAACGGCGAGAATGCTGGACGTGAACAGAATGCTGAAGAAGCTCGAGGGTCTGAAAAAGGAACAGATATGAAAGAAGCGGTAATTGTATCGGCCGTGCGGACGGCTGTGGGAAAGGCGCCGAAGGGAACGCTGCGTAATACGCGTTCCGATGAGATGGGATCGGCGGCGATCAAAGAGGCGGTTGCTCGAGCAGGCGTTGACGCGTCGTTGGTCGAGGACGTTGTCATGGGCTGTGCGTTTCCAGAAGCTGAGCAGGGGATGAACGTTGCGCGGACGGCGGCGATCCTTGCCGGCATTCCGGTCGAGGCTTCGGCGATGACAGTGAATCGATATTGTTCGAGCGGACTGCAGACCATTGCGTTGGCGGCCGAACGTATCATGATGGGCGGAGCAGAGGTGATCGTTGCGGGCGGGCTGGAATCGATGACCGCGATACCGATGGGCGGCAACACGTTTCGCCCAAATCCGCGGCTTGCGGAAACATATCCCGATTACTACCTCAACATGGGTCTGACGGCTGAGAACCTCGCAAAGAAATATGAGATCACGCGCGAACAGGCCGACGAGTTTTCTTACAACTCGCACATGAAGGCACTCGCGGCGATCAAAGACGGTAAATTCTCGGACGAGATCGTGCCGATGAACGTCTTTGTCGATGAGTTCGCCGAAAAGGGCCGCGTCCGCCGCAAAGAGATCGTTTTTGCTCAGGACGAGGGCCCGCGTGCTGATACGTCGCCGGAGGGCTTGGCGAAACTTCGGCCTGTGTTTCACGCCGCGGGAACTGTTACGGCCGGTAATTCGTCGCAGATGTCCGACGGTGCTGCGGCCGCGGTCGTGATGTCGGCGGACAAAGCGAGGGAACTCGGCATGACGCCGATAGCTCGATTTGTGTCGTACGCGACTGCCGGCTGCCTGCCCGAAGAAATGGGCATCGGCCCGGTGTATGCGATCCCGAAGGCTCTGAAAATGGCCGGCCTGACGCTCGATCAGATTGACGTAATAGAGCTGAACGAGGCGTTCGCGGCACAGGGCCTCTCGGTTATGAAGGTGCTCGAAATGGACCCGTCAAAGGTAAACGTCAACGGTGGCGCGGTCGCTCTCGGCCATCCTTTGGGATGCACCGGTGCAAAGCTGACGGCGACCGTTTTGCAGGAACTCAAGCGTCGCAACGCCCGTTACGGAATGGTCACTATGTGCGTCGGCGGCGGCATGGGAGCAGCAGGTATCTTTGAAAGAATTTAACCACAGAGTACACAGAGGTCACAGAGAGAATTAGAAAGGAGAACCCGCAGAATTGCATTGATAGCATTGATACAAAACTGAATTTTATCTCAGTGCCCTCTGTGCTCTCTGTGGTGAAAAAAAACTATGGAAGCGAAAATGGAAAAAGATTACATAAAGGGCGGCGAGTTTTTGATCGCTGATACGACGACTGCGGCGACGTTCACGCCGGAGGATTTTTCGGACGAGCACCGCATGATCGGCGATACCTGCCGCGAATACATCGACAATGAGGTCGTGCCGAATTTGCCGGAACTCGAAAAGCACAATTGGGATATCGCCCGCGGACTGCTCAAAAAGGCAGGTGAGCTAGGGCTGCTCGGTGCCAATATTCCGGAAGATCTTGGCGGCATGGCTCTCGATCAGATCTCAGGCTGCATCATTGCCGAGATGGTCGGCCGCGGCAGCGGTTTTGGCTCGACCTACGGTGCGCAGACGTCGATCGGATTGCTCCCGATACTTTATTGGGGCAGCGAAGAACTCAAGAAAGAGTGGATCCCGGGCATCATTTCCGGCGAGGTCGTGTCGGCATATTGCCTGACCGAATCGAGCTCCGGTTCCGACGCTCTCGGTGCGAAATGCGTCGCCAAACTCACTGAGGACGGCGAACACTGGATCCTGAACGGCGAGAAGATGTGGATCACGAACGGCGGTTTTGCCGATGTGTATCTTGTTTTTGCAAAGGTTGATGGCGAGAAGGACAAATTCTCGTGCTTCCTCGTTCCACGTTCTGAAAACTGCCGTCCGGGAGCCGAAGAGCACAAGCTGGGCATCAAGTCGTCATCGACTACGGCGGTGATTCTCTCCGATGCAAAAATACCCAAGGGCAACTTGATCGGCGAGGTTGGTGACGGTGCAAAGATCGCTTTCAACGTGCTCAACGTCGGCCGCTTCAAACTGGGTGCCTCGGTCACGGGCGGAGCGAAACTCGCAATTCACGAAGCCGTGCGTTATGCGAACGAACGGCATCAGTTCAACAAGCCCATCTCGTCATTTGGCGCGATCAAGCACAAACTCGCGGAAATGGCGATCCGCACTTGGGTCGCGGAATCGATCACATACCGCACGGTCGGCATGATCGACGCATTGATCGGCGACGGTGCCGATAGCGCGAAGAAGCTGCAGTCGATCGAGGAATATGCCGTAGAGTCGTCGATAAACAAGGTCGCATGCAGCGAGGCGCTCGACTACGTCGTCGATGAGATGGTGCAAATATACGGCGGCTACGGCTACTCGGCGGATTATCCGGCGGAGAAAGCGTATCGCGATTCACGTATCAACCGCATCTTTGAGGGCACGAACGAGATCAACCGAATGCTCATTCCGGGCCAGTTGATGAAGCGAGCGATCAAAGGCAAGCTTGGTCTGCTGCAGGCGGCTCAGGCTCTGCAGGATGAGATCCTGAATCCGCAGATGTCGTTTGACGAGGACACTGGGCTGCTGTCAGCTGAGACGAAATTGGCACAGAACGCGAAGAAGATCGCATTGATGGTATTGGGCACCGCCGCTCAAAAATACATGATGGCATTGGCAGAACAACAAGAGGTCTTGATCAACTGCGCCGATATCATCATGGACGCCTATCAAATGGAATCTGCGATCTTGCGCGCTCAGAAATATGCCGAAAAGAACGGTGAAGAGCCAGCCGGACGTTACGTCGATATGGCGGCGGTATTTTGCAACGATGCTATTCAGCGTATTGAAGCAAAAGCGAAAAACACCATCGCCGCTATCGCCGAGGGCGACGAAGGCCGCACGCTGCTTGTCGCTCTGAAGCGGTTTACAAAGAACAATTCGCCTGTCAACACCATCGCGGCACGTCAGCGTATCGCCGATACGATGATCGCCGCGAATACCTATACTTTCTAGTATCTATTGGAGTGTAAACAGATCGAGCCCCGGCATCGCGTCCGGGGCTCGTCTGCGTTTTGCACTGCAAATGAGGCTATTGAACCTCAAATTTCGTGAGTTTCGCGTTCTTGTCCGCCTGTGCAATGATCTGCTTTCGCGTCGAATCCGACAATGGCGTAATGCGAATGTCTTTTGAGAAAGGCAGGCCGCGTTCAACCGTGTATCCGATCATCTTACCACCCTCGACCTCAGCGAGCTTTGTCACCATCTCCTGGTTCAGGGCCGGTACTCCATCCAGATTGACCTCCTTTAGCGGGAACACGTTATCGCTGATCTTCCCTCCGCCGTATATCTTTACAGGAGTTGGCTCAGAGAGCTTGCCGTTACGATACGTGTAACTATCGATATTCTCAGGTTTCGACGGATCCTGAACTTGTGCCGATGCGTGAGCATCGTAGATCGCTATCTTTAGGATATTTGGATTGTCGGTACCGACAGCTTCGGTCAGCTGACGGACAAAATCAGTTATGTTCTCAGGACTTTCATAAACGCGCGCGTCTGCTGCTTTGTCGCCGGGCGAGCTTGGCCCGTCGGGGAGCGTCGCAGGACGGTCAACATTCTCTTTTGAGGCGACGGAATTTGCCGCGTCATTAAACCTCTCGGCCAAGCCGCCGCAGCCCAGCGTCATCAAAATCAATAGTCCAAGTGCCGCAGCGGCTTGGACGGAGTTTTTCGTGATAGGTGTGCTCATGCCAATTGAATATCCTCACTATGAAATGTCAGCAATTTAGAAAGAGAGATTCTAAAACAGACACGCTTTCATTGTCCACCGGCGCACCCGACAGGATCCACCCAACTGCGTAATATGCCAAAGACGATCATTACCCGTCGGCGTCAAGATCGGTAGGGGTTTTCAAGACCAAATTTTTCTGATATTATCGGAAAGCGAAAAATAACCTAGGAATTAACTGCCCTTTGCTTTAAGAGAGGTGGTCAAATGGACGACCTAACGCCCAAAAGCTGATGCATATTTGCTCGGCGGAGGTGTGTCGATCTCAATTCAAATGGGCCAATCTAAATAAATAATAGGAGTAAGTAGTGAAATATTTCTTGTTGTTTTCTGTATTCGCAGGAACTATATTGTGGGGAACAGCCGATATAAATGCTCAGATCCCGCGTCTGCCCTCGGTACGACCGGCGGCCACACCGTCGCCTTCGCCGAGTCCTGCGGGACAGCGTACCGAGTCGCCATCGCCGGCCGCAGCTACGGTTACGGCAAATACCGGCGGCGATGAATATCCGAAACATTTCTTTTTCACCACGGAAGCAAAGGCAACCGACAAAGTGTTGAAAGCAAAGGACCTGGTCGCCTGCATCTTCGGCGATAATGCGAACCCGTCAAACAAGAATGCCTTCAAAAAGGTTGTGCCAACGGTTGGCGGGCAAAAAGGGCGTGTGATCGATGTCGGAACGTGCGATGTGGTCGTGCTTGTCGTAAGAAATGCCGAGGTGGAAAAGAACCTCCAGCGCGACAATGCCGGTTTTGCTGTTTATAAGATCGTCGGTGACGACTTAGAACTCTTATTCAAACCTGAGGCCGGACAGCACGTCGCGGTCGGAACAATGGAGCTTGCAAGTTCGGAAACGATAAGCAAGATCGACCTTCGCGGGTGCGGGCCGTCAGAACTTCGCAATTCGTATCGGCCAAATCCCAGTACGTGGAAGAATTGGGCGAATCATTTCATCGACGAAGCTCGGATGGCCACCTTAACGCCAGAGGCGAGCCCTCTTGGCCGTAGCTGTGATGTCTGGATAATGACGCCTGAAATTCATAGGGCTTTTGTGAAGCGGTTTGGAGCTAAACATCCGGTCTTCGACGTTTCGCCGTCAGATCCAGTGCTGCGGCGACGAAAGTAGGGAGTGCAGTATGAGAATCATTAGAAATGCGCTGATAGTGTTTTCGATAGTTGGTATTGGGGTTGGGGCGTCGGCTGCGCAGGCACTGAGCGTTGTTAAGAGCGGAATTCCGGTTCATTATCGCGGAAAGATCGCGGTCGGCGATACGATCATCGCTTACGGGACCGCTGTAAACACCGGCGTCGATTACATAAAAGCCGGCGACACAAAGGGCCGCGGCATCCCGGGCAGCGAACGCTTTTCGGCGACGAATTTTGCCATCGCGGGCGACAAGATAGTGCTGATAGACACACGGCAATTCACCTATCACGTTTTCGACACGAAAACGGGAAAAATGACCGACGTTCCTGGATTGAAGAACCGAGGGAACAGCCCGCTGCGTTCCAGCGGCAATTTTGTGGCTGCGGTGACGATGGACGAGGCGAAAAACCGTAATAAATTCTCGGTCATCGATCTCAGCGGAGCAGCGCCTTCGGTGGTTGTTGATCAGGAACCGTGGCCCGGCGCGATACGCATCGATCAGGTTGCGATCGACGCTGCGAGCGGCAATCTTGTGGTCAGCAGCGGCGACCAGATCGCAAAGGTTCTATTTAAATCAGGCGACACAGAGCCCGTCGCGTTCAATGTGAAGGAACACGGCGGTGCGAATACTGAAGCGATTGCCGTCAGCAGCGACAAAGCATATTATTTCAGCGCTGAGAGCGGGCAAAAGAATCTGATGGAGATCAACCTCGTCGATGGCTCCGTGAAAAAGCTCTCCGTTAACCCGGCGACCTCTGCGGTGATGGCGGCGGGCGGGACAGTTGCCTATTTCGCACACCGCGACGCGAAGGACCGCAATGCGACCGAGGCACGCCTTGCCGTCATGAAACGCGGAGGCCAGCCGGCGGTCATGGTGCCAACAGATAAGCTCGTTGACGGCAGTACTCGAAATAGCGGCCTGCATGGTTTCGGCAATACTGTTGCGGTGACGCCGGACGGGAAACGTGTCTTTATTTCGGGAAAGGACTCGATAGGCCGAACCGAGCGCCTGCAGATGTATGACGGTAAGACTGTCAGGCTTTTCCCTGATCCGACGGTGAAGCCGGCGTTCCTTCAGGCCACCGATGTCGTAGCGAACGGTTCGTTCGCGGCATTCAAGACCGGCACCGATGCGAATACGACGCTTGGATATATAAAACTCAAATAGTTGGAGATCTAAATGAAACTAAGAACGATGATCTTAACGGCTGTTGCGACAGCGTTACTGGCATGCGGCGGTGGTGCGGGTAGTTCGAAGATCACCATTTCTTTCAACGGCACTTCGGTGCCGTTAGATGTGAAGTCGTCAGGGGTCTACCCGTCAACTAAGACTTTTTCGATGACAAAGGACGGCGAAACGACGATGACAAAGGCGGTCAATCACTATGTCGCTCTTTCCAACTTTGAAATGGAAACCAAAGGCCCTGTGACGATGGGCAAGGCATTGACGGAAGACGGAAACGTTCGCGTGGTCTTTCAGATCGTCGGTGACGAAGGTACTGACGAGAAGGCTGCGGTCAAGCCGGGAACTTACACCGCGAAATGCGAGAAATATAATTGCGTTGACTATCTGCAGATCTCGCGCTTCACAGGCGGTAAGGAAGAAAAGATCTCGTTCACGATGTCGAAAGCTGAGGGAGAGGTCAAAATAACCTCTGTTACGGACGACACGATCTCCGGCGAGATCAATGTTTCCGAGGGCCAGCATAATGTGAAGGGCGGCTTTACCGCCAAAATAACTACAAAACGATAGAGGTTAAATACAAAGAAAGCCCCATCATTGGCGGGGCTTTCCTAACATACTGAACGCAGATCAGTATCGCGGATAGTTGCGCGGCTTTTGTTTTGCGGTCACGATGGCTCCCGTCGCGAGTCCGACGCCTGCACCGATCAGTGCTCCCTTCTTGCCGCCGACTGCTGCACCGATCGCTGCACCGGCCGCGGTTCCGACCGACAGATTGATCGCTTTTCGATGGCGATCATAAACGTTCGGCTGCTTGACCTCGTAATAGCCGTTATTACCGTAGTACCCCTCATTGCCGTAGTTGCGGCGGTTTTGATAACGGGCCTGGTTATATCGTGCATTCCCGCTTCTCCTTTCGTAGCGTCCCTTGTTATTGTTGTCGTTGCAATATTTACCCTGTGCATTCGTTTCTACGGTTCCGAAAGCGACCAGGCCGATAGCGAATACTGCCGATGTCATGATTGCGGAAATTGTCCTTTTCATTTTACTACTCCTCTTGCTATGAATTGCGGCATTCATGGGCCGCTTCGCTGCTCATTAGGGCAAAGTGCGTGCCATGAATTAGAAATGTTGATATAAAAGGACTTAAAGTTGATAGTCGATCATGAATTGAGCCGGTGCTTAACGATATCGTCTACGGATAAGCGAAATCGTCTGAAATGCCGTATCACTCTTCGGGACAACTGTTTCTTAAACGCAATCAAATGAAGCACTATCAGAGAATAAAGAACGACGGCGATCCACCGGATGAATCTTACTGCCGCCGGGTTTTGAACAGCGAAGGATATTCCACTTTTCGCTGGTCCGATGAACCGGGGGCGTTCTATTCCGATCACCACCATTCAAGCGATCAATCGCATTGGATACTGAGCGGTAAGCTGGAACTGACCGTCGAGGGGTACGGCACATTCGTTCTTGAAGCAGGTGACCGCGACATCATCCCTGCGGGCACGAAACACAGAGCCCGTGTACCAGGGAACGAACCGGTTGTTTATCTCATCGGCGAAAAGCGCTGAGATTTGTTAAACATTGC
This sequence is a window from Acidobacteriota bacterium. Protein-coding genes within it:
- a CDS encoding peptidoglycan-binding protein, whose protein sequence is MKKVLPLFVFAMLAFAGPVFAQDPGGSDTSSKTSAEKPKRGPVFSPTKAQIKQVQEILKGKGLYYGEATGKYNPETRTAIKVVQNQESIRETGTLNRITLERMGVALTDKQKTIPVTESSMTPVEARPKKEKAKTERIGDNTDKPKRGAVFKANKEQISAAQRILKSGAMYDGPETGKLDKPTRDGLKKYQEANGLKVTGTLNKDTLVKMGVELTDKQKEM
- a CDS encoding 3-hydroxyacyl-CoA dehydrogenase/enoyl-CoA hydratase family protein, with amino-acid sequence MMIIKKAAVLGAGTMGAGIAAHLANAGIPTLLLDIAPQDGDATDKNRIVKSLFEAAKKLKPAPFMLAENAKLISLGNFMDDLEKLKDCDFVIEAVVENLEIKHKLFAEVEKYRKPGAVIATNTSGIPIDSIAEPFSDDFKQHFVGIHFFNPPRYMKLVEVIPGSKTNGEIACKVSGFLDQRLGKGVVPAKDRPNFIANRIGVFGMMATIHEMIAMGFTPTEVDQMTGKAIGHAKSATFRTSDLVGLDVTAHVTNNLYPAVPDDEDREVFKLPELIQTLLDKKLLGDKTQGGFFKKGKDADGNRIILELDLNTFEYKPQEKTKFPSIDGAKQIDDTAKRVKQLVWGEDRVGEFLWKTHSRVSRYAANRIPEIADTIVEIDNAIKWGFGWEIGVFEAWDAIGVAESVERMRKEGQAIPENVEKMLASGAATFYKHENGEHFFYDLVNGGYKPVPARPGVLILKDVKDRTGVVKTNPGASLIDLGDGVACLEFHSKMNSIGGDTVAMMNFAIDEVEKNFEGLVVGNQGGNFSAGANIMMLLLAAQEEEWDDINMMVRALQNAVMRLRYSAKPVVTAPYGLTLGGGCEISMHGNKVRAAGETYIGLVEVGVGVIPAGCGTKEMTMRAMDAWAKAPDSDPLTFLKKTFETIGMGKVATSAQEAKAFGYLRDSDAISMNGDRLIQDAKQEVLNLSAAGYVQPVEREDIPVFGEAVESAMKLALHMMKRGGFISDHDELIGRKLAHIMAGGTINHKTEVSERYLLDLEREAFVSLCGERKTQERIAAMLKTGKPLRN
- a CDS encoding DinB family protein — encoded protein: MQSEISNIIKDLRQVAAEAAAEFGSMTAEELNWKPDAKGWSIAQCFDHLITTHGLYFDDLDRLARGDTKMSFWERNSPFSGFFGKFLIRSLDPKNTKKMKTTAKAVPSQSAIAADIIERFVLHQDELGEHIERAVEKTDPKKQIVTSPLMGFVTYSLADALTFIPMHCRRHYDQAKRVAAAENFPR
- a CDS encoding DNA-3-methyladenine glycosylase I, which encodes MKRCGWAKNELVIRYHDEEWGVPQHDDRVLFEFLILEGAQAGLSWDTVLAKRENYREAFDDFNPAKVAKYTDAKCAKLMQNEGIIRNRLKIVSAVRNAKAFLAVQKEFGSFDSYIWSFVVGKSIDGKRKTYADVPAKTEISDAMSKDLKKRGFNFVGSTIMYAFMQACGLVNDHVQTCFRYKDCQNRLR
- a CDS encoding aminoacyl-tRNA deacylase, coding for MSPDRKMDYPITPAVRYLREKKAEFVPRLYDYVEKGGAKESARQLGVDVHAVVKTLVFETNEKKPLIVLMHGDREVSTKILARHISVKAVEPATPEKATKLTGYLVGGTSPFGIRTKMPVYAERTIFEIERIYINGGKRGFLVEIDPDTLRMLDVAEVEVGI
- a CDS encoding acetyl-CoA C-acyltransferase → MKEAVIVSAVRTAVGKAPKGTLRNTRSDEMGSAAIKEAVARAGVDASLVEDVVMGCAFPEAEQGMNVARTAAILAGIPVEASAMTVNRYCSSGLQTIALAAERIMMGGAEVIVAGGLESMTAIPMGGNTFRPNPRLAETYPDYYLNMGLTAENLAKKYEITREQADEFSYNSHMKALAAIKDGKFSDEIVPMNVFVDEFAEKGRVRRKEIVFAQDEGPRADTSPEGLAKLRPVFHAAGTVTAGNSSQMSDGAAAAVVMSADKARELGMTPIARFVSYATAGCLPEEMGIGPVYAIPKALKMAGLTLDQIDVIELNEAFAAQGLSVMKVLEMDPSKVNVNGGAVALGHPLGCTGAKLTATVLQELKRRNARYGMVTMCVGGGMGAAGIFERI